The following nucleotide sequence is from Flavobacteriales bacterium.
TTTCCCGGAAATAATTTCTCGTTCTGAATGTTGAGCGTATAGCGGTCGATCAATAAAATACCTGAACTGGATTGTGCCAGCAAATAGTTTCCCGTAGAAAAAATATCCGTAAACCAAATATTGGGGAATTCCACCACATGAGGTGCAGAGGGCGGGATCAATTCTATTCCCCGGGAACTGGCAATTGCAATTGAATCGCCACTTAATGCGAGTATGGCTTTAGCGGGATTGGTATAGGAGCTGGATTTCAATTTTAGTGTTACAGGATCCAGCTGAATAAAATCTTTGCAGAATAAATGAATACTCGATTTGGAAACCTGTATCGACTGAACTTCATTTCGACTTTGCACATCGAACTGAGCAGTAATTTCTCCATTGGAGGAACATCGCAAAACCCTTCCACGATAGGTTCCGATAATGAGGGAAGTATCACTTTCCACCGCCACTTTCGAAATGTTTTCGAAGCGATTAAGAATGCGCTCGGCACTGAGTGATCTGATTTTTAAGGAAGGAATAATCAACATTCCATCGTGAAGCGTGCCCAGTAATAATGAGCCTTCGTTACTTTCGTAAATGGCCGACAAATCGAAACGCGAGAAATATTTTCCTTCGAATTCCAGGTTCTCATTGTAGAGGTATAATCCCCCGAACGAACAAATAAAATAACCACCGTCTTTGCGATCGATGATCCAGGTTAATTTATCCTGAATATCATATCCCGGCAATGATTTTGGAAAATCGTGCTTTACCGTTCCGAATGGAATCAACGTATTTGTATTGGGATGATAAACCAGATAATCGCCTTTTTGTTTCAGGATAAACACGTAACCCTGGCGAAAGGGGACTTCAGAATGAATGGTGACTTTTCCACTTGGAAGGTGATAACCTAAAAAATCGACACCATCTTTAACAAAGATAAAATCATCCGTAAGCTGACCATCAAAAAACTGCGCTTTGGTTTTGCTTTGCAATACGACTTTGTTCAGCACTACCGTATCCTGAAAAAGAAGAATGAGTTTATCATCCTGCATGCGGTAAACCTGATTCTTGTATTTAAAAAATTCTGAAAATCCGCGTTGCTTTTTCGATAAGGAATCAATTTTGGTCACCTTTAAATTCCGGTCGTCGGCAATAAACACATGATCATAAAAATTGGAACACAGTATCCGGTGTTCATCCAATTGAATCAGATTTCGCAATGGTGAGCTCTCCCCTTCGAAGGAGAAATGGTTAATTTGAATTCCGTTATAAACCGACAATCCCAGTTCATGTCCGATATACACTTTGCCTTCTGCACTTTGAAAAATATCGTAAACCGTGTTGCTGGGTAATTCATTGCCTTTACCGGTGGTGTAGTATTTTAAATCCCACTGCGAAAAAATCGGCTGAACCGACAGCATGAATAAAACCACTAAGAATCCCCGGAGAGCACGAATCATAAATCAAAATTAATCAATTCAGTGCCCCTATCATTTGTTTCGGAAGATTTAGCGAAGGCTTCAGAAGATTTACGCTTTTTTAGAATGGATTTCCCTGCTGAACGCGCAGGTTTCGCACTTGTTTTTTGTGGAGAAAAAGCGAATATAAAACTGACGACCCAAATAAAAAATGGCCAGTAACAATGCTGCTATTACCAATATATTCTGCATCAGCTTAAAAGATGATAAGTTAATCCTGCACCAAGATAAGCCAAAACGCCCATAAACAACAATTGAATCAAGGGCCATTTCCAGGATTTGGTTTCGCGTTTCACCACGGCAAGAGTGGCCATACATTGCATAGCGAATACATAAAACACCATGAGCGAAACTCCGGTAGCCAGCGAATACACCGGTTTCCCGTCGGCACGTTTTTCTGCGCGCAGGCGTTGCAATAAGGGTAGATTTTGTTCACCGTCGTCCTGCACCGAATAAATGGTTGCCAGTGAACCGACAAACACTTCGCGGGCGGCGAATGAAGTGATGAGTGAAATTCCAATTTTCCAATCATAACCCAATGGCGCAATAACAGGTTCTATTCCTTTTCCGAGTTGACCCATATAGGAATTTCCGAGTCGAATGGAAGCTTCAATTTGAGAGCGGTCTTCCTCTGCCATGCTCATATAAACCGGACTCTCCTGCAATGATGCAATTTTAGCAGCAGATTTTTCTTCTCCTCCAAAACTGGCCAATACCCAAAGAATGACGGATATGGCAAGAATAACTTTACCGGCATCCAGCACAAAAACTTTTACTTTTTCCCAAACGGTAAGTCCCACATTTTTCCATTGTGGTGCTTTGTACGATGGTAATTCGAGCAGTAAAAAACTTTTTTCACTGGTGCGGATAAATGCTTTTAAAATAGCCGCAATTCCCAAAGCAGCAATCAATCCGAGTGCGTATAATGCAAACAAAACGAGTCCCTGTAAATTGATTATACCAAACACTTTTTGATCGGGAATTACCAATGCAATCAATAAGGTATAAACCGGAATTCGTGCACTGCAACTCATTAATGGAGCCACCAAAATGGTGATGAGGCGCTCTTTCCAGTTGCTAATGGTACGCGTTGCCATTACACCGGGTATGGCACAGGCTACACTGGATAAAAGTGGAACAACACTTTTACCATTGAGTCCAAGCGGACGCATCAGTCGGTCCATTATAAACACCACACGTGCCAGGTAACCGCTTTCTTCGAGTAAAGCGATAAAGAAAAACAGTAATGCAATTTGGGGGACAAAGACCACTACTCCACCGATTCCGGGAATAATTCCCTGTGAAATTAAATCATAAAAATTCCCTTCCGGTAAATGAGCGGATGTCCATTCGCTGAATGCTGCAAATTGCGCATCGATGAAGTCCATAGGCAAGGCAGCAAACGAATAAATCATTTGAAACAACACCAACAGAATGGCTGCGAAAATGAAATAACCCCAAATGGGATGAACAAGAATGCGGTCGAGTTTTAGATTTCCTTCTTGTTTTGTTTTCACATCACGTGTGAGCACTTCGGATAACAAAAACCGGATTTTTTTGAAACGCAGTTCTGCCTCTTCCGATTGCGCTGAAGTATTTTCTATTGCTGCAACCTGAAATCCATCAAGAAAAGGCTTTGCTGCTTTTTGAATCTGATTCGATTGAATGGCCTGTTTTAAACGATCCGTTCCAAAACCAACACGTGCATTAGCTTCAACGATCTGGGTCCCCGGAAAAGCCTCTTTTAATTTGGCCACATCGATACGAATTCCATTTCGCTGAGCGATGTCATTCATGTTGAGCACCAGCAACGATGGCAATCCGAGATCGTAGATTTGCGAAAAGAGAAATAAGTTTCGTTCGAGATTGGATGCATCGGCCACCACAACTGCCAGGTCGGGGTAATGTTTGTGTTGGGGATTTCTCAATACTTCATACACCACTTTTTCGTCGTTCGACCGGGGATAAATACTGTAGGTACCGGGGAAATCGATGAGTTGATGCGTTTGATCGCCAATGCGGATATCACTGAGTTTAAGGTCGACCGTAACCCCCGGGAAATTTCCAACATGTTGTCGCATTCCGGACAAATGATTGAAAATTGAACTTTTGCCCGTATTGGGATTTCCGAATAATGCGATCCTCATGATGTATACGTTGAAATCAGGATACGACTTCTACCAGCCTGGCTTCATCGAGGCGCAAAGATAAAACATAATCCCCCACCTCAATGGCAATGGGATCACCGAATGGTGCCTTAAACAGGATGCGCAGTTCTTGTCCGCTCACCAATCCCATCTCCAACAGTTTCGGCTTTAAAGGCGAATCTATTATCGATTTAATACGCACAGGTTCCAAAAAAGGAACATTAACCAGCAAACGATCCATTGTATTCTTGTTGCTACAAAAATACCATCACCGGGTGACATGGCTTATCCCCTTTTTAGGGTATTTTCTAAAAATATGAAGCCAAAAACCAACCTAGGTGAAAGTACCCTGGTCCCGCCCGGGAAACTCAGTACAAATACGGGAATTTTGGCCAATTCGGGAAATTTTCCCGTTTTTGGAAACAATTTTGAATCTAAATCGTTAAATTGGTAGAAATTCTTGCTTATGGAAAGTCAGAACGCCCGCATTTTTATTGTAGAGGATGATAAATTCTACGGTAAATTATTGGCTCATCAGCTCACGATGAACCCGGATAATCAGGTTGAAATTTTTAGCAGCGGCAAGGAATTGCTCGACAACCTGCATCGCAAACCGGATGTGATTACCATGGACTTTTCGCTTCCCGATTATAGTGGTAACGACCTCCTGAAGCGCGTGCTGCAGGTGGACCCGAATGCTTGCGTGATTGTGGTAAGCGGACAGGAAGATATTACCACTGCGATTGAACTTCTTCACCAGGGTGCTTACGATTATATCGCGAAAAATGATGAAACCAAAAACCGCTTATGGAAAGTGGTAAACAACATCATGCAGAACCGCAATCTGAAAGAAGAGATTGATGAATTAAAAAAAGAAGTGCAATCGAAATATGATTTTTCGAAAACCATTATTGGTAAAAGCGCTGAAATTAAATCTTTGTATCACCTGGTGGAGAAAGCCTGTAATTCTACCATCAACGTAAGTATTACCGGCGAAACAGGAACAGGAAAAGAAGTTGTTGCAAAAGCCATCCATTATCATTCGCCGCGCAACAAGAAAAAATTTGTTGCAGTAAACGTAGCCGCCATTCCAAGAGAATTAATCGAAAGCGAATTGTTTGGTCACGAAAAAGGATCATTTACCGGTGCCATTGAACGCAAAATCGGAAAGTTTGAAGAAGCACAGGGTGGAACATTATTCCTTGATGAAATCGGAGAAATGGATCTGAACATGCAGGCCAAATTATTGCGTGTATTGCAGGAGCGTGAATTATCGCGCATTGGCGGAAACCAATTGATAAAATTAGATGTAAGAATTATTGCCGCCACCCACCGAAACTTGCAGGAAGAAGTTGCTGCAGGAAGATTCCGTGAAGATTTATATTATCGTTTAATCGGATTACCTATAGAAATTCCACCACTGCGTGATCGCGGTAGTGACGTTATTATTATTGCCAAACATTTTATTGAACTGTATTCGAAAGAAAATAAA
It contains:
- a CDS encoding ferrous iron transporter B, yielding MRIALFGNPNTGKSSIFNHLSGMRQHVGNFPGVTVDLKLSDIRIGDQTHQLIDFPGTYSIYPRSNDEKVVYEVLRNPQHKHYPDLAVVVADASNLERNLFLFSQIYDLGLPSLLVLNMNDIAQRNGIRIDVAKLKEAFPGTQIVEANARVGFGTDRLKQAIQSNQIQKAAKPFLDGFQVAAIENTSAQSEEAELRFKKIRFLLSEVLTRDVKTKQEGNLKLDRILVHPIWGYFIFAAILLVLFQMIYSFAALPMDFIDAQFAAFSEWTSAHLPEGNFYDLISQGIIPGIGGVVVFVPQIALLFFFIALLEESGYLARVVFIMDRLMRPLGLNGKSVVPLLSSVACAIPGVMATRTISNWKERLITILVAPLMSCSARIPVYTLLIALVIPDQKVFGIINLQGLVLFALYALGLIAALGIAAILKAFIRTSEKSFLLLELPSYKAPQWKNVGLTVWEKVKVFVLDAGKVILAISVILWVLASFGGEEKSAAKIASLQESPVYMSMAEEDRSQIEASIRLGNSYMGQLGKGIEPVIAPLGYDWKIGISLITSFAAREVFVGSLATIYSVQDDGEQNLPLLQRLRAEKRADGKPVYSLATGVSLMVFYVFAMQCMATLAVVKRETKSWKWPLIQLLFMGVLAYLGAGLTYHLLS
- a CDS encoding sigma-54 dependent transcriptional regulator translates to MESQNARIFIVEDDKFYGKLLAHQLTMNPDNQVEIFSSGKELLDNLHRKPDVITMDFSLPDYSGNDLLKRVLQVDPNACVIVVSGQEDITTAIELLHQGAYDYIAKNDETKNRLWKVVNNIMQNRNLKEEIDELKKEVQSKYDFSKTIIGKSAEIKSLYHLVEKACNSTINVSITGETGTGKEVVAKAIHYHSPRNKKKFVAVNVAAIPRELIESELFGHEKGSFTGAIERKIGKFEEAQGGTLFLDEIGEMDLNMQAKLLRVLQERELSRIGGNQLIKLDVRIIAATHRNLQEEVAAGRFREDLYYRLIGLPIEIPPLRDRGSDVIIIAKHFIELYSKENKTPKLNLSDSAAEKLMSHPYPGNVRELKSVIDLACVMADHNQIEPEHIKFRPLNNNGQDLFLKEMTLEQYTATIIKRYLDKYDQNVLKVADKLEVGKSTIYRMMKEGKIKQNM
- a CDS encoding ferrous iron transport protein A, encoding MDRLLVNVPFLEPVRIKSIIDSPLKPKLLEMGLVSGQELRILFKAPFGDPIAIEVGDYVLSLRLDEARLVEVVS
- a CDS encoding histidine kinase, which encodes MIRALRGFLVVLFMLSVQPIFSQWDLKYYTTGKGNELPSNTVYDIFQSAEGKVYIGHELGLSVYNGIQINHFSFEGESSPLRNLIQLDEHRILCSNFYDHVFIADDRNLKVTKIDSLSKKQRGFSEFFKYKNQVYRMQDDKLILLFQDTVVLNKVVLQSKTKAQFFDGQLTDDFIFVKDGVDFLGYHLPSGKVTIHSEVPFRQGYVFILKQKGDYLVYHPNTNTLIPFGTVKHDFPKSLPGYDIQDKLTWIIDRKDGGYFICSFGGLYLYNENLEFEGKYFSRFDLSAIYESNEGSLLLGTLHDGMLIIPSLKIRSLSAERILNRFENISKVAVESDTSLIIGTYRGRVLRCSSNGEITAQFDVQSRNEVQSIQVSKSSIHLFCKDFIQLDPVTLKLKSSSYTNPAKAILALSGDSIAIASSRGIELIPPSAPHVVEFPNIWFTDIFSTGNYLLAQSSSGILLIDRYTLNIQNEKLFPGNHQDLLREGGNLSACGDVFYFSRKNQIYAINSNFGIEKKMECPVDRIFDLICIGPDLLVSDGKSILRFDGTMWHSYDRLHGLDFENIIALHNWNEKLLVVEKNGLLIFDEYPKLNVVPPIVRLKRMGGSFKETNRNLQSDFYSNELLLQFEVLPNLKSAGNDTLFYKIHGIDSTWKFLTGAQRYLLSESRLPHGTFKLEYFAVNESGISSAHQFLSLVILTPVYLKPWFIGLCFIGFIFILWFIVRWRITLIRRKNKEAIDREILKIRTLQAELKALRSQMNPHFIFNTLSVIQSQVVDGDNQSAYKNLSLFSTLLRRSLELTRQEVITLKEEVEFIGKYMELEKNRFNDAFRFEIQFNDPIDPSHRFIPSLITQPLIENAIHHGILPERKSDSLIEIIINGKGEKKYEILIRDNGIGRKRSAEINASKTGKPASFATSAIA